From the Lolium rigidum isolate FL_2022 chromosome 2, APGP_CSIRO_Lrig_0.1, whole genome shotgun sequence genome, one window contains:
- the LOC124686107 gene encoding uncharacterized protein LOC124686107 produces the protein MGPVRELSPAAGGRLMGTRCQEKEAQEMIATMQKTIKETQAAASEGHLLLRQKFTDLQKKTSRDLDKLTKYAKILNKVANVTVGAAIIGVPWFLIAGRKDQA, from the exons ATGGGGCCCGTACGCGAGCtatcgccggcggccggcggccggctcaTGGGCACCCGGTGTCAG GAGAAAGAAGCACAGGAAATGATAGCCACTATGCAGAAGACAATAAAGGAGACGCAAGCTGCAGCCTCGGAAGGCCACCTCTTGTTACGGCAAAAGTTCACTGACTTGCAGAAGAAAACGAG CCGTGATTTGGATAAGTTGACCAAGTATGCCAAAATCTTGAATAAGGTTGCAAACGTAACTGTTGGTGCGGCAATTATTGGTGTTCCATGGTTCCTCATTGCAGGAAGAAAGGATCAAGCCTGA
- the LOC124689380 gene encoding uncharacterized protein LOC124689380, with product MRGGLISSFSRRLLSTAASSPAGDRLPPALHLAAARGLLGSHAGVDMSAYTRLHTLGCLVQVPVTQDANAFDRQSAVVPLSIGSASTLSNQLPPFSARPLYTLVSQIESASILSNLFPPFSAHPLYTLANQTEGTLADKYIPFAARPLSAFAHQVEREEQIDGSGKVVQGGEPKGNMGVIDGVRTEANWDCEGVVSIPPKSDFAGGIPPKEESEKEIDDNGEATEGNRQGTDGDGTQPEGGKVPDGTSAGGHQGSEGSGSNGERGNWDGYENYLLYLLAEQRKAQSAESCKLLEENQKLQASLESFRSDTDMKMMKLQLFLKHLALKIVLAMLFALLMAMQYVLPYTPEGKILRERIKKVLQQGESE from the exons ATGAGAGGAGGCCTCATCTCGTCGTTCTCCAGGCGCCTCCTCTCCACCGCCGCATCCTCGCCGGCCGGTGACCGCCTGCCGCCGGCTCTGCATCTCGCGGCCGCGCGTGGCCTGCTCGG ATCTCACGCGGGGGTTGATATGAGTGCTTATACTAGGCTGCACACTCTTGGTTGCTTGGTACAGGTGCCAGTCACTCAAGATGCCAATGCTTTCGATCGTCAGTCTGCTGTGGTGCCTCTCAGC ATTGGAAGTGCAAGTACCCTGTCAAATCAGTTGCCTCCATTTTCTGCTCGTCCTCTCTATACCTTGGTCAGTCAG ATTGAAAGTGCAAGTATCCTGTCAAATCTGTTCCCTCCATTTTCTGCTCATCCACTCTATACCCTTGCCAATCAG ACTGAAGGCACCTTGGCAGATAAATACATTCCATTTGCAGCCCGTCCTTTGTCTGCCTTCGCCCATCAG gtggaaagAGAGGAGCAGATAGATGGGAGTGGGAAAGTTGTCCAGGGGGGGGAGCCAAAGGGAAATATGGGTGTGATTGATGGTGTACGAACTGAAGCTAATTG GGATTGTGAAGGTGTCGTCAGTATTCCCCCTAAGTCTGACTTTGCTGGAGGCATACCACCTAAG GAGGAAAGTGAGAAGGAAATTGATGATAATGGTGAGGCTACAGAGGGAAACAGACAGGGGACAGATGGTGACGGCACCCAGCCGGAGGGCGGCAAAGTACCTGATGGGACTTCTGCAGGCGGCCATCAG GGTTCAGAGGGCAGCGGGAGCAACGGAGAGCGGGGAAATTGGGATGGGTATGAGAACTACTTATTGTATCTACTGGCAGAGCAGCGGAAGGCGCAGAGCGCAGAGAGCTGCAAACTTCTTGAGGAGAACCAAAAGCTTCAAGCAAGCTTGGAGTCGTTTCGCTCTGATACAGA TATGAAGATGATGAAGCTTCAGTTATTTCTCAAGCATCTTGCGTTGAAGATTGTGTTGGCTATGCTCTTCGCTCTCCTGATGGCTATGCAGTATGTGCTGCCGTACACTCCCGAAGGAAAGATACTGAGGGAGCGCATAAAGAAGGTGTTGCAGCAAGGGGAGTCTGAGTAA